In Vicugna pacos chromosome 10, VicPac4, whole genome shotgun sequence, the following proteins share a genomic window:
- the TRPM5 gene encoding transient receptor potential cation channel subfamily M member 5 — protein MPLWQANTPSRLDGRTGRLQMLPVAGGPEAMLHSAQARDPDGHFGERTLAVAVGSRTHEAQIQNHGRPHGKKALPVPWVGLQEDLGVVDPMQGAGDICPGSAGDPGDRQGPGLCRGEIEFGGSGKKRGKFVKVPSGVAPSVLFDLLLAEWHLPAPNLVVSLVGEERPFTVKSWLRDVLRKGLVKAAQSTGAWILTSALRVGLARHVGQAVRDHSLASTSTKSRVVAIGIASLGRVLHRRVLDDAQEDSLVHYPMDEGGGQGPLCSLDNNHAYFILVEPGPPGKGDGPTELRLRLERHISEQRTWHGGTSSIEIPVLCLLVNGDPSTLERISRAVEQAAPWLILAGSGGIADVLAALMNQPHLLVPQVAEKQFKEKFPSEHFSWEDVVRWTELLQNITSHPHLLTVHDFEQEGSEELDTVILKALVKACKSHSQEAQDYLDELKLAMAWDHVDIAKNEIFNGDVEWKSRDLEEVLMDALVSNKPEFVRLFVDNGADVADFLTYGRLEQLYRSVPPKSLLFDLLQRKHEEGRLTLAGLGSQQARELPTGTPAFSLHEVSRVLKDFLHDACRGLYQAERAPARRPMGQKWLLDLNQRSENPWRDLFLWAVLLSRHEMATYFWAMGQEGVAAALAACKILKEMSHLETEAEAGSTQREAKYEQLALDLFSECYGSSEERAFALLVRRNRGWSRTTCLHLAAEADTKAFFAHDGVQAFLTKIWWGDMASGTPVLRLLGTFLCPALVYTNLITFSEEAPLRTGLEDLQELDSLDTEKSLLCRPGSRVEELAEAPRMRSGRGPQAAFLLTRWRKFWGAPVTVFLGNVAMYFAFLFLFAHVLLVDFRPPPQGPSGPEVALYFWVFTLVLEEIRQGFFTDEDTHLLKKFTLYVEDNWNKCDMAAIFLFIVGVTCRMLPLVFEAGRTVLAIDFMVFTLRLIHIFAIHKQLGPKIIIVERMMKDVFFFLFFLSVWLVAYGVTTQALLHPHDSRLEWIFRRVLYRPYLQIFGQIPLDEIDEARVNCSVHPLLLEDSPSCPNLYANWLVILLLVTFLLVTNVLLMNLLIAMFSYTFQVVQGNADMFWKFQRYHLIAEYQERPALAPPFIILSHLSLVLKRVSRKQAEQKRARLERDLPEPLDQKMVTWEAVQKENFLSKMEKRRKDSWEELLRKTAHRVDSVAKHLAGLREQEKRVKRLESQVNYCTVLLSSMADVLARGSAYRNPRNFGGGSPQAPAEHGGGPGSREHPEAGWPHLNT, from the exons ATGCCG CTGTGGCAGGCCAACACCCCCTCCCGGCTTGACGGAAGGACTGGCCGGCTTCAGATGCTGCCTGTGGCCGGGGGGCCAGAGGCCATGCTGCACAGCGCCCAGGCCAGGG ATCCTGATGGTCATTTCGGGGAGAGGACACTGGCCGTGGCTGTGGGATCGAGGACCCACGAGGCGCAGATTCAGAACCATGGGCGCCCTCATGGGAAGAAGGCGCTGCCAGTACCATGGGTGGGGCTCCAGGAGGACCTGGGAGT AGTGGACCCCATGCAAGGTGCTGGGGACATTTGTCCTGGCAGTGCCGGGGATCCTGGAGACAGGCAAGGGCCAGGTCTGTGCCGGGGTGAGATCGAATTCGGAGGGTCTGGGAAGAAGCGAGGCAAG TTTGTGAAGGTGCCTAGCGGCGTGGCGCCCTCGGTGCTCTTTGACCTCCTGCTGGCTGAGTGGCATCTGCCGGCCCCCAACCTGGTTGTGTCGCTGGTGGGCGAGGAGCGGCCTTTCACCGTGAAGTCCTGGCTGCGGGATGTCCTGAGGAAGGGGCTGGTGAAGGCGGCTCAGAGCACAG GTGCCTGGATCCTGACCAGCGCGCTCCGCGTGGGCCTCGCGCGGCACGTTGGGCAGGCTGTGCGCGACCACTCACTGGCCAGCACGTCCACCAAGTCTCGCGTGGTGGCCATCGGCATTGCCTCGCTGGGCCGTGTGCTGCACCGTCGGGTTCTGGACGATGCCCAG GAGGACAGCCTGGTCCACTACCCCATGGACGAAGGTGGCGGCCAGGGCCCCCTCTGCTCCCTGGACAACAACCACGCCTACTTCATCCTGGTGGAGCCGGGGCCCCCTGGGAAAGGCGACGGGCCCACGGAGCTGCGGCTAAGGCTGGAGAGGCACATCTCGGAGCAAAGGACCTGGCACGGGG GCACCAGCAGCATTGAGATCCCCGTCCTCTGTCTGCTGGTCAACGGTGACCCCAGCACCCTGGAG AGGATTTCCAGGGCTGTGGAGCAGGCTGCCCCGTGGCTGATCCTGGCGGGCTCAGGGGGCATCGCTGACGTGCTCGCTGCCCTGATGAACCAGCCCCACCTCCTGGTGCCCCAGGTAGCTGAGAAGCAGTTTAAAGAGAAGTTCCCAAGTGAGCACTTCTCCTGGGAGGACGTCGTGCGCTGGACAGAGCTG CTGCAGAACATCACCTCCCACCCGCACCTGCTGACCGTGCACGACTTCGAGCAGGAGGGCTCCGAGGAGCTGGACACTGTCATCCTCAAGGCCCTGGTGAAAG CCTGTAAGAGTCACAGCCAGGAGGCACAGGATTATCTGGATGAGCTGAAGCTGGCCATGGCCTGGGACCACGTGGACATCGCCAAGAACGAGATCTTCAATGGGGACGTGGAGTGGAAG TCCCGTGACCTGGAGGAGGTGCTGATGGACGCGCTGGTGAGCAACAAGCCCGAGTTCGTGCGCCTCTTCGTAGACAACGGCGCCGACGTGGCCGACTTCCTGACCTACGGGCGCCTGGAGCAGCTCTACCGCTCTGTTCCCCCCAAGAGCCTGCTCTTCGACCTGCTGCAGCGCAAGCACGAGGAGGGCCGGCTGACGCTGGCCGGCCTGGGCTCCCAGCAGGCCCGGGAGCTGCCCACCGGGACACCCGCCTTCTCCCTGCACGAGGTGTCCCGCGTGCTCAAGGACTTCCTGCACGACGCCTGCCGCGGGCTCTACCAGGCG GAGAGGGCCCCAGCCAGGCGGCCCATGGGCCAGAAGTGGCTGCTGGACCTGAACCAGAGAAGCGAGAACCCCTGGAGGGACCTGTTCCTGTGGGCCGTGCTGCTGAGTCGCCATGAGATGGCCACCTACTTCTGGGCCATG GGCCAGGAAGGGGTGGCAGCCGCCCTGGCCGCCTGCAAGATCCTCAAAGAGATGTCCCACCTGGAGACAGAGGCCGAGGCGGGCAGCACCCAGCGCGAGGCCAAGTACGAGCAGCTGGCCCTGG ACCTGTTCTCCGAGTGCTACGGCAGCAGCGAGGAGCGCGCCTTCGCCCTGCTGGTGCGCCGGAACCGCGGCTGGAGCAGGACCACCTGCCTGCACCTGGCCGCCGAGGCCGACACCAAGGCCTTCTTCGCCCACGATGGCGTGCAG GCCTTCCTGACCAAGATCTGGTGGGGGGACATGGCCTCTGGCACGCCCGTCCTGCGGCTGCTGGGCACCTTCCTCTGCCCGGCCCTCGTCTACACCAACCTCATCACCTTCAG TGAGGAGGCCCCCCTCAGGACAGGACTGGAGGACCTGCAGGAGCTGGACAGCCTGGACACGGAGAAGAGCCTGCTCTGCCGCCCAGGCAGCCG GGTGGAGGAGCTGGCTGAGGCGCCGAGGATGCGGAGCGGCCGAGGCCCCCAGGCGGCCTTCCTGCTCACGCGCTGGCGGAAGTTCTGGGGAGCGCCCGTGACCGTGTTTCTGGGCAACGTGGCCATGTACTTCGCCTTCCTCTTCCTGTTTGCCCACGTGCTGCTGGTGGACTTCAGGCCGCCTCCCCAGGGGCCGTCAGGGCCCGAGGTCGCCCTGTACTTCTGGGTCTTCACGCTGGTGCTGGAGGAGATCCGGCAG GGCTTCTTCACTGACGAGGACACGCACCTGCTGAAGAAGTTCACGCTCTACGTGGAGGACAACTGGAACAAGTGTGACATGGCGGCCATCTTCCTGTTCATCGTCGGTGTCACCTGCAG gatgcTGCCCTTGGTGTTCGAGGCTGGCCGCACCGTCCTCGCCATCGACTTCATGGTGTTCACGCTCCGGCTCATCCACATCTTCGCCATCCACAAGCAGCTGGGCCCCAAGATCATCATCGTGGAGCGGATG ATGAAGGacgtctttttcttcctcttcttcctgagcGTGTGGCTGGTGGCCTACGGCGTGACCACCCAGGCACTTCTGCACCCCCACGACAGCCGCCTCGAGTGGATCTTCCGCCGCGTGCTCTACCGGCCATACCTGCAGATCTTCGGACAGATCCCACTGGATGAGATCGACG AAGCCCGCGTGAACTGCTCCGTGCACCCCCTGCTCCTGGAGGACTCGCCCTCCTGCCCCAACCTCTATGCCAACTGGCTGGTCATCCTCCTGTTGGTCACCTTCCTGCTGGTCACCAACGTGCTGCTCATGAACCTGCTCATCGCCATGTTCAG CTACACGTTCCAGGTGGTGCAGGGCAACGCGGACATGTTCTGGAAGTTCCAACGCTACCACCTCATTGCGGAGTACCAGGAGCGGCCCGCCCTGGCGCCGCCCTTCATCATCCTGAGCCACCTGAGCCTGGTGCTCAAGAGGGTCTCCCGGAAGCAGGCTGAGCAGAAGCGGGCACGCCTGG AGAGGGACCTGCCGGAGCCCCTGGACCAGAAGATGGTCACCTGGGAGGCAGTTCAGAAGGAGAACTTCCTGAGCAAGATGGAGAAGCGGAGGAAGGACAGCTGGGAGGAGCTGCTGCGGAAGACGGCCCACAG GGTGGACTCAGTAGCCAAGCACCTCGCAGGGCTGAGAGAGCAAGAAAAGCGGGTCAAGCGTCTGGAGTCACAG GTCAACTACTGCACGGTGCTCCTCTCCTCCATGGCGGATGTGCTGGCCAGGGGCAGCGCCTACAGGA ACCCTCGGAACTTCGGCGGTGGGAGCCCACAGGCCCCGGCTGAACACGGAGGGGGCCCAGGCAGCAGAGAGCACCCAGAGGCTGGCTGGCCACACTTGAATACCTGA
- the TSSC4 gene encoding U5 small nuclear ribonucleoprotein TSSC4: protein MAEAGAGPQPFGLDVDVLPSDTVSLSDSDSDFSLLDDAEVEALSPGGLPGESQGGSGPDEPPSPPGSLPTAAVQLFHLRGTSPTFSQRSHDIFDCLEGAARPAPPSVAQTSLGDDGGFKQPLTPSSQPPAGGRGRASQSAAPPKVPPVPDYMTHPERWTKYSLEDVAEASEQSNRAAALACLGSQSLAAPSDYTPSFNQDSSSCGEGRVIFTKPVRPGEDRPERKRVLRKAREPGRGAPGNPGAVGGEGPVELAHLARPGSPEAEEGSSPQGGLQEVGAPEGAGHTGSVARPPLVETVGFHGSRKRSRDHFRSKSSSPEAPGAEV, encoded by the coding sequence ATGGCCGAGGCAGGGGCGGGCCCGCAGCCCTTTGGCTTGGATGTCGACGTCTTGCCTTCCGACACTGTCTCCCTCAGCGACTCAGACTCCGACTTCAGTCTGCTTGACGATGCTGAGGTGGAGGCTCTATCCCCAGGGGGGCTGCCTGGGGAGTCCCAAGGGGGCTCAGGCCCCGATGAGCCCCCCTCGCCCCCCGGGAGCCTCCCCACGGCGGCGGTGCAGCTGTTCCACCTGCGGGGCACTAGCCCCACCTTCTCCCAGCGCAGCCATGACATCTTTGACTGCCTGGAGGGGGCAGCCCGGCCGGCTCCGCCCTCCGTGGCCCAGACCAGCCTGGGTGATGATGGGGGCTTCAAGCAGCCGCTGACACCCTCCAGCCAGCCTCCAGCGGGGGGCCGGGGCAGGGCCAGTCAGAGCGCTGCCCCTCCAAAGGTGCCCCCCGTCCCCGACTACATGACCCACCCCGAGCGCTGGACCAAGTACAGCCTGGAAGACGTGGCTGAGGCCAGTGAGCAGAGCAACCGGGCCGCTGCCCTGGCCTGCCTGGGCTCCCAGAGCCTGGCTGCCCCCAGCGACTACACGCCCTCTTTCAACCAGGACTCCTCCAGCTGCGGGGAGGGTCGAGTCATCTTCACCAAACCGGTCCGACCTGGCGAGGACCGACCTGAGAGGAAGAGGGTCCTGAGGAAGGCGAGGGAGCCAGGCAGGGGCGCCCCTGGGAACCCAGGAGCAGTGGGCGGTGAGGGCCCTGTGGAGCTGGCCCACCTGGCCAGGCCTGGAAGCCCAGAGGCTGAGGAGGGGAGCAGTCCCCAGGGGGGCTTGCAGGAGGTGGGTGCGCCGGAAGGAGCGGGCCACACTGGGTCAGTCGCCAGACCCCCTCTGGTGGAGACGGTGGGCTTCCATGGCAGCAGGAAGCGGAGCAGAGACCACTTCCGGAGCAAGAGCAGCAGCCCCGAGGCCCCGGGTGCTGAGGTCTGA